The Gammaproteobacteria bacterium genome segment CACATCACGAACAACCACATACCGATAAAACGGCTCGAAACTGCCGATAAACGGTTACTCCGGAGCCGTTTTTGCGAGCAAATGCATGTTCGATTGAACAGAACTTGACGGCTCATACACCTGATGCGGCCGTTCGTCGGCATCAAACCGGACGTGTAATGCCGGAACACCCGGCGATCGCGTGATTCATGCCGCTGATCGTGATCTGGCCTGCCGCCGCGTGGCTTTGCGAATACGTGCGGCGCACAATCCGTCGGTCTCGGCCAGTGACACCGTGGGGGAAGCGCGCGCAATGGCTGCAAGCAAGGCTATAGAATCAATGCCCGGGAAGGCCCTCGACGGGAGTAAATCCGTGGTCAGCAACCAGGCCGCATCGATCCTGGCGCTGGACAACGCACGGTCCAGCCGTGATACGACGGCCAGCAACTGCAAGTCACGAGGCTACAGCGTGATTCTGGCGGACAGCGGCGAACAGGCGCTGGCGCTGGCGAAAGCGCACAGTCCGGACATGGTGCTGCTCGATGCGCGGCTGCCGGAAATAGATGGACTGCAAGTGCTCAAGGACCCTGCGCAAAACGCGCTCCGCCTCGCTGTTGCCCATCATTTTTATGACACAAGAGTCGAACAGCGATGAAATTGTGGCGGCGCTGGCCCTGGGCGCCAACGAGATTGTGTGAGCAAACCGCTGGACTTCGCGGTGCTGTTCGCGCGCGTCGAGGCACAGCTTGCGATGCGGCGCCAGGCGCATTCGCGCACGAAAAGCCTGCTCGCTATCAACAGAAAACTGCGCGCGGACCTGGACAAACGCGAACGCGCGGGGCAAACATCGCCCCCGGCCGAAGAGCCGCGTTACCGCCAATTTTATGATGACACGCCGTCCATGTTTTTTCCGTGGACAGCGGCGGCAAAATACTGTCGGTCAACGCGTTCGGCGCCACATACTTGGGCTACGGCGTCGCGGAACTGCTGCACCGGCCGGCGCATACGCTGGTCTGGGAACACGATCGCACGACTTTGGTGGAACGACTCGCAGCGTGCATCGCAACACCAGAAACTGTTCATCGCTGGGAAATCTGCAAGCTGCACAAGAATGGCCAACCCTTATGGGTTCGGGACATCGCGCGCGCGATGCCGGATGGTGAGGGACGCGTGAACATCCTGGTAGTAAGCGAAGATATCTCCGAGACGCATTACCTGGCTCAGCAACTGTCGCACCAGGCCAGCCACGACGAGCTGACGGGACTGGTGAACCGGCGCGAGTTCGAGCGGCGCCTGCAGCGGGTATTGAGGACCGCGCGTGAGGAACGCAGCAAGCACGCCCTGTGCTGTATCGATCTGGACAAATTCAAGATCATCAACGATACGTGCGGCCATGTAGCAGGCGATGAGTTATTGCGGCAGGTAGCCACCTTGTTGCAAAGAGGCGTGCGTAACCGCGACACGGTGGCGCGTCTGGGCGGCGACGAGTTCGGGGTTTTGATGGAGCACTGTTCATCGCAACAGGCGCGGCTGGTGGCGGATGGATTACGCGGGATCGTCGATCAATTCCGCTTCACGTGGGATAAGGTTCAGTTTCACGTCGGCGCGAGTATCGGTCTGGTACCCATCGACGGTACGATCGAGGATGCGTCCAGCGTGCTGAGCGCGGCGGACAGCGCGTGCTACGTCGCCAAGGACGCGGGGCGCAACCGGGTGCACGAGTATAGCGAGAGCGACACCCTGCTGGCGCGCCGCGACACCGAGATCCAGCGCGTGCTGAAGATCGACCGGGCGCTGGAAGAGAATCGATGGGTGTTGTTTTATCAACCGATCGTAGCACTTGACGGCTCGCAGGACGCCGGCGCGCACTACGAAATATTGATCCGCATGCGCGGCGACGACGGTATACCGACCCCCGCCTGAATGTTTATCGCGACTGCGGAGCGCTTTAACATGATCACCAGGATCGACCGCTGGGTGCTGAACACGACCTTCGGCTGGCTCGCCGCCCATCCCGCTCAGCTCGAACGTACTTCGCTGTGCGCCATCAATATCTCCGGTCACTCACTGGCTGACGAGGAATTCTGCGGCGCCGTGCTGCAACATTTCGAAGAGACTGGCGTGCCGTTCGAGAAAATCCGCTTCGAGATCACCGAGACGACCGCCATCGTGAATATGACCAAGGCCATTCGTTTTATGGCGGCTTTCAAAAAGCGAGGCTGCCGGTTCTCGCTGGACGATTTCGGCAGCGGGCTTTCGTCGTTTGCCTACCTTAAAAACCTGCCGGTGGATTATCTGAAAATCGACGGACAGTTCGTCAAGGACATCGTCGAGGATGTCACCGACCTCGAAATGGTGAAGTCGATCAACGGCATCGGGCACATGATGGGTAAAAAGACCATCGCCGAGTTTGTCGAGAATGAAATGATCTTCGCCAAGTTGCGCGAGATCGGCGTGGACTACGCGCAGGGCTATCACGTCGGCGCGCCGCGATTGCTGGACGAGTTTGTCTGAGCGCGAAACCCCGCCGCGTAGTGATGCAGGTTGGGTAAAGCGAAGCGTATCCACCGTCTTATTGATCTTTCCTGGTGGATTGCGCACACCATCCGTGGCGTGCGCCCTGGCGGGCCAGCAAGCGCTGTCCAAAATCTTTACAGAAGATTTTGTCGTCGCTGTGCTCCCCGGTATCGCGGTAAAGGGAAGGCTTAATCCACCCGGCTGGCCTCCAGCTATTGCTACGTAGCCGGGATAACGGCGTGGCGCCATTCTCGTGCCGCTGATCCTTGTGCGACCCGCGATCGCGTGGTTCTGCGAG includes the following:
- a CDS encoding response regulator, encoding MPGKALDGSKSVVSNQAASILALDNARSSRDTTASNCKSRGYSVILADSGEQALALAKAHSPDMVLLDARLPEIDGLQVLKDPAQNALRLAVAHHFYDTRVEQR
- a CDS encoding diguanylate cyclase, which gives rise to MDSGGKILSVNAFGATYLGYGVAELLHRPAHTLVWEHDRTTLVERLAACIATPETVHRWEICKLHKNGQPLWVRDIARAMPDGEGRVNILVVSEDISETHYLAQQLSHQASHDELTGLVNRREFERRLQRVLRTAREERSKHALCCIDLDKFKIINDTCGHVAGDELLRQVATLLQRGVRNRDTVARLGGDEFGVLMEHCSSQQARLVADGLRGIVDQFRFTWDKVQFHVGASIGLVPIDGTIEDASSVLSAADSACYVAKDAGRNRVHEYSESDTLLARRDTEIQRVLKIDRALEENRWVLFYQPIVALDGSQDAGAHYEILIRMRGDDGIPTPA
- a CDS encoding EAL domain-containing protein, encoding MITRIDRWVLNTTFGWLAAHPAQLERTSLCAINISGHSLADEEFCGAVLQHFEETGVPFEKIRFEITETTAIVNMTKAIRFMAAFKKRGCRFSLDDFGSGLSSFAYLKNLPVDYLKIDGQFVKDIVEDVTDLEMVKSINGIGHMMGKKTIAEFVENEMIFAKLREIGVDYAQGYHVGAPRLLDEFV